aagGGAGCGGGATCTTcaagggctacaacctagaaTAGTCCAGGATGTTCATATCACCATTGTGGttagagttactacttatgcacaggtggttgagaaggtgctcacagctgagagcgcagagaacagaatctggcgggacaatgcagccagaagaaagttaaggaggacaggtcctccatttgtgggttcaggtaggcgCGGAGGCCATAATGATCAGAAGAGAAAGGCTCttgataccttcccagctccaggccctgaTAGGCGACCACGTGGTATTCCAATGGGTCGCCAGGGTGGTAGTGAGGCtcggaggacttatccagagtgccctaggtccaagagacgccatttgggggagtgtagggcaaaggctttctacttatgtggggcagtgggacatttcaagaaggattgcccgaaaACAAGAatggaagaacccaggaaggcagatagctcggccccagctcgagtgttcgcattgactcaagcagaagctgaggcttcacccttagTAGTTACAAGTCAGTTTTTTAGTGCTGGAACtccttatattgttttgattgattctggtactacacattcttttgttgctggtagaattattgatagactatgtagactatgtgattattatgttatggggttcaggaccttattacccactggagagttagtagtatccaggagatgggtcagatcactgccagtgatagtagagGGCAAAGAGTTGTCATTTGATTTGATAGAATTGgtgatgactgactttgatatgattatggGTATGGTTTGGTgtgtgaagtatggggcaaccatagattgcagaaggaagatggtaacctttgagtctgaaggtgaggatccttttgtatttgttagcactgtgcatggaccccgtatacctatgatatctgttttgagggctagagatctattgcaaggaggttacataggattcttagccagtgtggttgataccactcaggccatgccagtgggaccagaggagaccagttTGAgcttctggatgtgtttctagaagatttaccaaggttgccaccacacaaagagattgaatttgtgatagaactagcaccagggatggagccagtgtctagagcaccttacagaatggccccaacataattaaaagaattgaaagtacagctaCAGGGGctattagatttgggttttatcagacctagtttctcaccatggggtgcaccattgttgtttgtgaagaagaaagatggttctctgagaatgtgtattgattatagagaactaaataagttaacaattaagaacaagtatcctttgccaagggtagatgatctgtttgatctgttgcaaggtaaaagggtattctcaaggatagaccttcgatctggttatcattagctgagggtcaaggagtgagatataccgaagactgcttttcgcactagatatgggcattatgagttcttagtcgtgtcttttggattgactaatgcccctactgctttcatggacttaatgaataaattgttcaaggattatttggactagtttgtgattgtcttcatcgatgatattctggtttattctcagtaagattcagagcatgagcatcatctgaggttggtgCTACAGAGATTGAGCgaacatagattgtttgcaaatttcaagaaatgtgaattatggttatctcaggtaactttccctgggcacattgtcagtaaggaagggattaaagtagatctagccaagattgaggcggtcagggaTTGGCGAAGGCAAAAGAATGCTTAtgaagttaggagtttccttggattggcaggttattactaacattttgtggaagggttctcaaagattgctgctTCATTAAATAagctgacacacaagaatcagaagtttgtatggtcagacagatgcgagaacaacttccaagaactgaaacaaagattgattacagctctagttctgagtcttcctacatatcaggagaaatttgtgatatactgtgatgcctcacatcagggtttgggttgtgttttgatgcagtcatggcaggtgattgcttatgcttcacatcagctaaaggagtatgaacaaagatatcccgctcatgatttggagttggcgactgtggtctttgcattaaaggtatggagacattacctttatTGGGAGAAGTAtgagatctacactgaccacaggagcttgaaatacttcttcacacagaaagacttgaacatgagacaaaggcattggctggagttagtaaaagattatgattgtgagatcttgtgtCATCCAgaaaaggccaacgtggtagctgatgctttaagccggaagggtccgggacatatttatagtgcgaggctgatagccagagagttagcagaagatatgaccagagctggtatagagctACTGGTgagccagttggccaatattacgctatagtctacactgttggagagaatcaaggaaggtcaattgagtgatccacaactgatcaagattagagaggatgttttggctggagtgtccagagattagacagtgtcagagatgggcttgttatacaagggtcggatatgtgttccgttagacactgctatgagatgggagattatggatgaatctcatactgctccttactctttgcatccaggcaccacgaagatgtatcaagatgtgagatcactatattggtggcctgtgaTAAAGAGGgacgtagtggagtatgtggctaagtgcttgacatgtcaacaggtcaaggcagagcatcaaagaccagcagggttattgcagcctctagacattccatagtggaaatgggaagacatctcgatggatttcatggtggggttacccacgactgttggtcaacatgattcaatatgggttattgtggatcgttgcaccaagtcagctcactttctaccagtgaggactacttttaCAGTTGACCAAtacgcatatctctatgtgagagagatcgtgcgcctccatggagcaccaaggtcgatcgtgtcagatcgggaccccattttcacttccaagttttggggaagtctacagagggccatgggaacacagttgaagttcagtactgcttatcatcctcagacaaatggacaatctgacaggacgatccagatattagaagacatgctgtgagcatgtgtgctggactttggtgggttctggagtaagtatctacctttgataaagttttcctacaacaatagttatcagttgACAATtagggtggcaccttatgagatgttgtatggtgggaaatgcagatctcccattcattgggatgagacatgagaaaggagatacttgggtcctgaggaagttcagaggaccagtgaggctattgagaagattagagctcggatgcttgcttcccAAAGTAGACAGATccgaaacgcaggaacgtggagttccaagtaggagactatgttttccttagagttttgccatggaaaggggtgagaaggtttgggaagaagggcaagttgagccctagatttgtaggtccatttgagatcttggagaggattggtaaGGTGGCCtgtaggttggccttaccaccaacATTATCAGCCATGCATAACATATTTTATGCTTcggctcttcggaggtatgtatcagatgtgactcatgtcttgagttacgaagatctggagcttgaggcagatctctcctatgaggaacaaccaatccatatactagacagaaaggacaaggtcctgagaaataaaactatacctttggttaaggtattatggaggaacatcaaggtcgaggaagcgacctgggagctggagtcagataggcagagtcagtatcccgagctgttcaggtaaattttggggacgaaattacTGTAAGGAGGGGtggttgtaatgtcccaaaatccctaatgaggtttaatgcttggattaggtgaccaggagagccataattgatttattatgccattatgtgattaaaagcatgattatatgatgataaatgcatgcatgtgggtcaaattttcattgtaagggtattttggtaatttggcccgttgagggcatatttgtatattttcatgcatattGATAATGTATGGATGAGGgcacattattatttggatatgttcgagctattcgacatgagacgatcttagaatgcaaattagcggtttggtcacaaCGGGGTTATTTACCgagctcagggtgagtctcggggtaatttgatgattagtacaaaAGTGGGAgctaaagggtaatgggatatgattttttACTATTTgataatattgggaataatgggaatttgaaaacattaattataattagcggAATAAGtgggaaatgatgattttgcccttgggggctgttaagaagtTAAATTAGgcttgagggcattttggtctttgaCCAAGGGTTAATGTTAAATTAGAAAGTTGTAGAAGCCTTGAGAGAAAAAACAGACCAGCTAGTTCTTTCTCCCTCCTCAtcatttctttctctctcttcctttgaatttttgaagcaagattgagggttcaaacttgggaatcaaagcttgaggttctaggctagtgttcagccattgaaggggattcacacctgagtttaaggtaaggttttagccacagtttttgctctgtttttagtTGATATTTTGGACTAAATAGATGGAAATTTGTtgaggttttaaatggtttaaagcttatgtttttttggttgaatgttggataagttgtggtaatgcttGGTTGTGATTGGTGAAGGTTTGTGgctggttttaatggagaaaTGGCAAGGGGGCtgtgttcgtggggtcaagtcatGACTTAGCCCAggcaagttgcggcccgcccCTGGTACCCTAGGCagattgctctctgacttgggggcgcgctgcaactcactaggccaagtcgtgaCCGGCCCCTTCCTTTAGTGCCAGGGAGAAGTTTTCAAGGGTTTAGACTTGgggtttcatttcctaaggctcgggatagaATCTACTAAGCGTCTAAGTACGATTTGAGGTTCTGGGAACaaggttttagattatgaaccttttattatttatttttattggtaGAATTtcatattggttatgactaggtgactgatAAGGAACATAAGGTCTGATCATTCTCAaatgtcgttcttttattatttcttgctcgaaccagaggtaagaaaactggacccagtatgtgacatgcatggttattaatgaagtatgttgagtgctctatatattgacatcGATTGCATAGTAAATACATAGCAACTTGGCTTATTTATGTATgatactgacttattagtcagagaacgACAATGATGTTTAGTATTGAATCTGAAGCTGcaacttatcagtcaagttcagcggtgatatagcactggtcgtatggtattggcttaagagtcaagaacggaaTTAACGTGTTTAACAcatgccgaaatgattagatctaatcaccataagcatgaaatgcttgaccaaccctaTGTTTGATGAAATCTAAAATCGCTTGTCTTgtttaaaggctagttacatagagccatagctaaaaggctcaggtgactgaatgtcacatggcttagggtgcggagcccaagttcgtgactcattagtcacttatctaattagggctacaagccccaacatgattaccgGAATCATTTATTGTTgctcacttatctgattagggctacaagtctcagcatgattatcataatcatttattgatattgtatatatgcagtaataagttttcttgctgagccttagctcgcgggtgctatgtgatgcaggtaacgggaaagaaaagctcacccagccttgagtggagagcttaggtggcgatgtgtacatatgcggccgcttgaccaccacggtcaaggtgtttcttagaggaactaggggttaaccctatttttgccgcataGGTCagcaggttgtaatttttatactgtaatgaacattttagattgtaaataacttgtaaacgtttttatgggctcatgtacaattttatgttttaaataaaatatattcattccttttgGAGTCCatagtaacagtcttggagtaaccacgTCGTTACATAAACCACACCACAAaaatgcggtgtggtgcggtgttggcggtttatacctatcatcaaataatttaccaataaaatattttaattaataaagattTATAAGAAAGCTTATAAGTAAAGAGTgtttaacaaaacaataaatatacaagaaaCTAATACATTTttagcaaaataataaaaatacaacaaactaataTCAAAGAAAAAATGTGATATACAAGTAAAGATTTTGATTAAGATTATCTTTaggttgaagtagaatatgtattagcatcctatgaaacataatagtttttctagatattgtgtatattacaCCATATAAATACATATGCACTAAATTTAAatatagtaaaattgaaaaaaatatatataaaaaattaatatacatacatatatataacgATGCAATTCAAACcatttattaaattcaaaacCGCAAACCACACCGCATCGCATGGTTTGGCAAAAATGCAAACCGCAATCGCACTACGAAGGGTTCCAAACCACAAATTATggtgcggtgtgggcggtttgATGAACACTATCCCTAATATTATACACTTTTAATCTACAAAAACAACATTAAATTTCATTTACAACAAAAACCTATATAAACTTATCTTTGAAATAGGTGTTTGCAATCCTATATTAACATTAAATGAAGAAGACGATGATAGTTTagggtttttgttttaattttttgtcttattttattttaagtgtaAAATGGGTAATACACATGATTCATTAATAAAGGATGTCATGCAAAGTACAAATTTCACTATAAATATAGGCCAATTTGCAGGGGACccttttgattttttaaaattaattatatataattttgtttcttattaattaaaaagtgtgtttaattatttttcttatttttacgACATTTTTAGTGAATTGGTGTGTTTATCAAAAAGATATAAAacaggaaaaaaagaaaaaagaaaaagagtagTGTAACGGAAGAGAAGCAAAAATGACCTATAGTAAGTCAAgataatatacataaaaattatatttgtttTCTTGCGAAAATTTGGGCTTGTACCAGTAATTTTTCTAAAACTTAATTCAATAAATTTTAGTATTACTAATAACTTTTATCAGTTAATTGTGGACTATGAAATTGAGGGTATTACATATAATTTTACTAGCTTTCCGCCCAATGAAGTATATATAAAATGGTCAGCCACCGACGAAAACATGAAAAGTAAAggtggatggatcatcaaatgcCCGAGGTGGTAGAGTGGTAATCACAGCCCCAATAAGAGAAATTTTGGAAAAGTTGATAAGCTTAAGATTTAAGAGCATCAATAATGAGGCAAAATAGGAAGGCTTGATCAGCAGATTGCAAATAGCCAAAAACATGGGACTACCAATAATGCATGCTCAGATCAATTCTTAGTTGAACTTTGGGGAATTgcgaaataaaatattttattaaataatggcTCAATCAAAATGGCGAAGTTAAGGTTGATGATCATGTATGCACCAATTAATACCCATCAaattaaacaaattttaaaaaaagatTCTTTTTTATTCCTTATTATTTTCCGAGACCCTCAAACAAATAGGCCAaatgaaattaattaaaaacatgaAACATAAAATTACATTTAATTAATAGGCTCCAGTGGGAACTGATGATTTAGGTTGTGAAGAGCTAGTAGTGTAGTAGAAAGGTCCAACGGAGAATAATTTTGTGCTAGTATGCTTAAGGATGTTGTAGGAAGAGAGCAGATCACCATGAATGCCATCATTAATGTTAGTTGGCACATTGCAGGACTTTAATGGAGAATGATCGAGGTAGGCCTTGCATTCCTTGAGTTTCCAGGGCTTATCTCCGAGTGTAGATGGAGATAATGTTGCATAGAAATAGCCCTTTGCATCAGATGCTGCACTTAAGATTGAGAAAGTTGTTGTCTTGTAGCCTTCTTGATAGTCAGCGATACATGTTATCTTAGCCACAGCTCCTGTATATCGTACAAGATATATCACAGTTTACACACCAAgtcatatgtatataaatatatattatctgAACCGTCTActtaatgctttttttttttttctttttctaaactATACATATAGAAAATGACTAGCTATATATAGAGTTGTAAATTTACCTTGGATGGGGAAGTATTTGAGGCCTGACTTACATGAAACAAGACCTTGAACAGCAGTAGTTAATGGAAGTATACTCTTTTCTTGTTGTGGAACTGGTGATCCCATGTAGTTTGATTTCGTGGGAATTTCTTTTGGCTTCTGATCATACACAGGTTTTGTAGGAGCAATTTTTTTCTTCTTGATTCCTTCAGGTTTAGGCTGTGCATAGGTTGGTTTTGTAGGAAGAGACTTTACCTTTTCTTCTGGCTTTGGCTGGCCATAGTTTGGTTTCGTAGGTACATATTTATCCTTTTCCTCTGGTTTTGGCTTTTCATACCTTGGTTTTGTAGGAAGAAACTTTACCTTTTCATCCGACTTTGGTTGCTCATATTTTGGTTTCTTAGGAATGgacttttccttttcttctaACTTTGGTTGCCCATCTTGTTGTTTGGTGGTAAgaaacttttctttcccttccgGATTAGGGTTTTGAAGCTTAGGTTTTGTCTCGTAAGCAGAGGCAAAAATAACTAAGGACAAGAGAAGAAGAGGGGTAATGCACGAGCTTGACGGAGCCATGGCTTTGCTATGTAAGAGTAAAGAGAGAGAATATTAAGGAAGGAAATAGTTGAAGTGAGTATTCTGCATTAAATCATCCTCATCTTATACCTTATAGGAAGAAAATTTTATTTGTCATTATATATATTTGGAGAAATACATAATGCAGAAAAAGCTAGAGACAAACTTTTTTTTAGCAAAGCTAGTGACTAACTTGGTTGCATGTAAACTAATAATAAAGAGAAAGAGTCAATGAATCGTTATTACTCATTGAtgcaattaattataaatttagatATTTGTTTCAATCCATTTAAAGACGTGCGCTCATATAAATAATAACGTGTGTTTCTTTTCTAGAAAACAAGCAGTGTCACCCATATACCGTGCGAATGACTCGTTTTGCTTTAAATGGTTTTAGATCATTTACGATacatgtaaattttgtgttaaATATATTATAAAGAATGAATTTATGTTATACATCACTCAATATTTATAACTGTGCTCCGATAGATAAGAtgcaaattaaaaataaataaataattaataacttatttaatatttattcataatatacaaaaattaattttttttattattcaaattatgttctccaaaaaatttgctattaaaaaaaataaaaaataatatatggtTGATAATTAATTGTCAACTAATCGTTTATAATAATTAGTAATAATATAGTAAATACAAAAGTAATATTTACAGATGTACCAAATTTAGCACAAATTTTAATATGTGCCAAATTTAACACGTTTTGGAATACTATTAGAGTTATACTTATATGCTAAATGTAACGATGCTCTAGCTATTATATTGTGTAGAAtgttaatataatataaatatcttaGGCATACTAGAGGAATATTTAGTTGATAAAATTCTTGCTAAGTTGGTACATTGATGTGAACTTACTTTTTTTTAATGGGACAACATGGGCATAGGCCTGGATTGAACATTGCTTTTGCAAGTTGTTATTCGTTTTAAACTTTCACGGAAGTGATGGGAGACAACTTTGCGGGACGTGAATGATGAgggaaaaaaaagaacaaaatagaTCAagtcaagggttcaatggggacatAATTAATCAGTGTGTTTGGAAACAATTAAGGACGTGTTTGGaaataattatatgtaattattgGACCATACAATTATTATGGTAGTAATTATATATCTAATTAaatacattatattttaaaatacaaaatgtATTTAGATGTCAAGTGGTAATTACTTATGAATTCATATTATTATGTTTGACAAAATAGTTAATAATTATACATAAGAATAATATGAGATATTGGCAGCgataatacccaattttttttaaaagttacactttaatacctaaatCTCTTTTTTGGcagtaataatacataaatctacaattttgaTGCAACCGTTAGTACTCACCATTAACTACCTGTTAAGTATCCATGtggcatatttttattagtttaattgGCAGCCAGCGATAATACCAAaatcttttcaaaagttacacttcaATATCCATTTTTTTTTGCAGTAATACCTAAATTTACAATTTTGGTGCAACCGTTAGTACTCATCGTTAACTGATTGTTAAGTATCCAtgtgtcacatatggattttgggatgattttagactgaattatttaaatattataaaaatcatttaaaatttaaaaaaatctaaaatattattaaaaactaattaataatattgatttgggatgattttgagtttcaaaaTATAATTTGGGTTGTCTTgaatttgtaaattttagttttattaataattagattttaataatcttttaaattttttaaattttaaaatgatttttatagtaATTAAAGAATTGAGGAAAATTGGCGACGATAATACTCAAATCTTTTCacaagttacactttaatacatAAATTTACGAGTATAAAATTGTGTCACGTGGATATTTAACGGGTAGTTAACAGTGGGTACTAACAGTTGCACCAACATTgcagatttatgtattattactgtaaaaaaaaaatttgggtattAAAGTGGAACTTTTGAAAATAATTTGGTATTATCGCTGCCAATATTTctaataatattatgtaataaatactttaaaattgatagtaattacacagtgtaattaCACCCAATTATCATGGGGAGTTATGAGAATTGGTGAGTGTAATTGAGACCCCTCAATTACATAGTTACCGTGTAATTATACGGTCAGAAAAACATGCAAAATTGGGTAATTACTCTGAATTACACCAAATTCCAATTATAGGGTAGCTTTTCAAATGCACCCTAAATTTTTAACCACAATAATAAcacattttcaaaaaaaaaaaaaaaacagcaattACAGAAAAAATATATCCAATTAAAATTTTAGACTTTCATTTAGTCTTGGCTGCAATCAAGACTTaagagaggaagaaagagaaaATTGACAAAGgccattttttcttttaaattaagaATATTTACGACATAAGTACTTAATGTTTGGAGTTGTTGACCGGCacaaacccaattttttttagcGGGTAAAGTACCCAAACTTACTAAAATAGTAAATTTCGTCCAGTTTCATTCGTTAATCTCTGTTACGGCTGATAGGACCAATACATGTCATTTCGTGATGGTTTAATTTATAcctaattttaaaaaatcatttaaattaaatttaaattgaaaaaactaattaaaaattatattgtaaaaatatttaaattataataatatattttgtaatatcatatctaaaaaaacaaaatctaaattaaaacaaaaaaaaataatttattaaacccggaataaaaaaattcatatatatattcactcaaaattcaaaatcaacaaaatattcaatatatatatatacatacacactcaaaattatttacttaaaataaattttcgaaaataattaCATCTAAATTAACACATATACAAATATcattaacaataaaaataaacaatGTTCTCCATGAGTACTTCATGTTCCTCCAAATCTGGGGAACtctaacaaaaaaacaaaaaaaaacctaaaatccAGAATACCAATTACAATTACAAGATAAAAACGCATAATTTTGTGTTTGTTCATGTATAATCAACCTCAATAAAGATTCAATAACCAAATCAAaacaaaacatccccaaatgaaATCTAAGTTTCCATATCTAGGTTTTTGGAATCAAAAACCACTTCAGCCCACCAGAGCACCCAtgtaacgccatggatagccAATACCATTTTACTGTGTATTTAAATAATGCtagactcgctaaatgagtcatttggccgtaaatgtgtaactaaacgtAATTAACggtttaaggttaaaattttcagtcaaaaggaatagttattttattaaaatgttctgtttgtacatgagatcccaaaataaacatttactgttccaaaagggtaattacaattcaaaatgtTACAACACAGTCGACTTAAGCGGCAAAgtaggatttaa
The genomic region above belongs to Humulus lupulus chromosome 1, drHumLupu1.1, whole genome shotgun sequence and contains:
- the LOC133814133 gene encoding proline-rich protein 3-like; protein product: MAPSSSCITPLLLLSLVIFASAYETKPKLQNPNPEGKEKFLTTKQQDGQPKLEEKEKSIPKKPKYEQPKSDEKVKFLPTKPRYEKPKPEEKDKYVPTKPNYGQPKPEEKVKSLPTKPTYAQPKPEGIKKKKIAPTKPVYDQKPKEIPTKSNYMGSPVPQQEKSILPLTTAVQGLVSCKSGLKYFPIQGAVAKITCIADYQEGYKTTTFSILSAASDAKGYFYATLSPSTLGDKPWKLKECKAYLDHSPLKSCNVPTNINDGIHGDLLSSYNILKHTSTKLFSVGPFYYTTSSSQPKSSVPTGAY